Proteins from one Oncorhynchus gorbuscha isolate QuinsamMale2020 ecotype Even-year linkage group LG18, OgorEven_v1.0, whole genome shotgun sequence genomic window:
- the atf4a gene encoding cyclic AMP-dependent transcription factor ATF-4, which translates to MSLLTSQLVMEEVGALLLDNWFLTADPMGPRLDQDEEDDLPPSLSSFSPSLSLSNSSASSLSPSSLFSLSPSPSHLSSSDSLPPSPRPSFLGSSKAGSGVEDHLMPLTPWLDSSDLLHAHMGTNVCRDDAFSGMDWMAEKIDLSDFDLDSLIGSCCSDAPPSSPEELLASLETRMDLDLMDPFTAPHEVLSLGIPLAELPSLELPEEEVGDEVRGPVVTVQDQEVVVKSEPQSPAPLSMGYTLELGSEVDVDVLEVKTTHTPTTIISEPSDSLQTTAPIVLSLLPSGHFVVVLSPKEEPTILHTSTLSASSSCDEQSDDSDSGIDSVSGSPSPSIAGSSRTKPYSKPEPETTSPTTLSGKVKSVSGAPKVVEKKLKKMAQNKTAATRYRQKKKSEQEVLSAECSELEQRNHELAEKADGISREIQYLRDLMEEVRSAKNRKKTTVSVA; encoded by the exons ATGTCCCTGTTGACTTCCCAACTGGTCATGGAGGAAGTTGGGGCCCTGTTACTGGACAACTGGTTTCTGACGGCTGACCCCATGGGGCCCCGTCTGGACCAAGATGAAGAGGAtgatctacccccctctctctcctccttctctccttccctctctctctccaactcttccgcctcttccctctctccctcctctttgtttagtttgtctccttccccctcccatctctcgtCCTCCgactccctgcctccatcccctCGTCCCTCGTTCCTGGGGAGCAGCAAGGCCGGGTCCGGGGTAGAGGACCACCTGATGCCGTTGACTCCGTGGCTGGACTCTAGCGACCTGCTCCATGCCCACATGGGAACAAATGTCTGCAGAG ATGATGCGTTTTCGGGCATGGACTGGATGGCTGAGAAGATAGACCTGAGTGACTTTGACCTGGACTCTCTGATTGGCTCCTGTTGTTCCGACGCCCCGCCCAGTTCCCCCGAGGAGCTCCTGGCCTCACTGGAGACCCGAATGGACCTAGACCTGATGGACCCCTTCACTGCCCCACACGAGGTGCTCTCCCTGGGCATCCCTCTGGCCGAACTCCCCTCCCTGGAGCTCCCTGAAGAAGAGGTAGGGGATGAGGTCAGAGGTCCTGTGGTGACGGTTCAGGATCAAGAGGTCGTGGTGAAGTCTGAGCCACAGTCTCCAGCACCCCTCTCCATGGGGTATACCCTCGAGCTGGGGAGCGAAGTGGACGTTGATGTCTTAGAAGTCAAGACCACCCACACTCCAACTACCATCATCTCTGAGCCCAGCGACAGCCTCCAGACCACCGCCCCTATCGtcctctccctcctgccctcaGGGCACTTCGTGGTAGTCCTCTCCCCTAAAGAGGAGCCAACCATCCTACACACATCAACCCTCTCAGCCTCCAGTAGCTGTGATGAGCAGTCTGATGACAGCGACTCCGGCATCGACTCTGTATCcggttctccttctccctccatagCCGGGTCCTCCAGGACCAAACCTTACTCCAAACCTGAACCTGAGACTACATCCCCCACAACCCTCAGCGGTAAGGTCAAATCAGTATCCGGGGCGCCCAAGGTCGTGGAGAAGAAGCTCAAGAAGATGGCGCAGAACAAGACGGCAGCGACACGTTACCGACAGAAGAAGAAGAGCGAACAGGAAGTGCTGAGTGCGGAGTGTTCCGAGCTGGAGCAGAGGAACCATGAGCTGGCAGAGAAGGCTGACGGCATCAGCAGAGAGATCCAGTACCTCAGAGATCTGATGGAGGAGGTCCGCTCAGCGAAGAACAGGAAGAAGACCACTGTTAGTGTGGCGTAG